CACGGTGCTGATATTGTTGTTCACTCTGCCACAAAGTTCATTGGTGGTCACGGAACAACACTCGGTGGTATTATTATTGAAAGCGGAAAGTTCAACTGGAAGGCCAGCGGAAACTATCCTCAGATTGCAGATCCAAACCCAAGCTATCATGGAGTTTCTTTCTACGACGCAGTTGGACCAGCAGCTTTCGTTACTTACATCCGCGCTATCTTGCTCCGCGACACTGGTGCAACAATCAGCCCATTCAACGCATTCCTTCTTTTGCAGGGCGTTGAGACTTTAAGCCTTCGCCTTGACCGCCATGCAGAAAATACAAAGAAAGTTGTAGAGTTCCTTAGCAAGCATCCAAAGGTAGAAAAAGTAAATCACCCTTCCCTTGCTGATCATCCGGACCATGCACTTTATCAGAAGTACTTCCCTAATGGAGGCGCTTCAATCTTCACATTCAACATCAAGGGCGGCCGTGAAGAAGCATGGAAGTTTATCGACAATCTTAAGATTTTCAGTCTGCTTGCAAACGTTGCTGATGTTAAGTCTCTGGTTATTCATCCGGCTTCTACAACACACAGTCAGCTCAACGACGCAGAGCTTGCTGATCAGGGAATTGCTCAGAACACAATCCGTCTTTCAATTGGTACTGAACATATTGATGATATCATTGCAGATCTTGAAAACGGATTTGCGGCAATCTAAAAGAATTTCTTAGGAGGGCGGAGCCCCGCCCTTCGCTCGCACGTTGTTGCGAGCTACCCCACCCAACGGGGGTTACCACCCCCGTAACGCCCCCGCTTATTTTACGAGTTTCATTCCACTTATTGTTACGAAGGCAATTTTTGTTCCGAGATCGTCGGTAATATCGATTTCGTAAAGGCAGGTAGAACGGCCATCTTTGATGAGGCGCGATTCTGAAATCAGCTTTGTACCCTTTGCCATTCCGATAAAGTTTATCTGACTTGTAACTGAAACAGTCTGCGGCTGATTGAAATTTGAGGCAACGGCAAAGGTGTAATCTGCGAGCGTAAAGGTTGCGCCGCCCATTACTCCGCCGTAAGCATTCTGATGTTTACGTGTTATTTCCATTGAACAGCGGGCATAGTGATCGCCTACTTCTTCAATTACGATT
The Treponema bryantii DNA segment above includes these coding regions:
- a CDS encoding PaaI family thioesterase encodes the protein MTDLEKAREFFGGDLYATETTGIVIEEVGDHYARCSMEITRKHQNAYGGVMGGATFTLADYTFAVASNFNQPQTVSVTSQINFIGMAKGTKLISESRLIKDGRSTCLYEIDITDDLGTKIAFVTISGMKLVK
- a CDS encoding O-acetylhomoserine aminocarboxypropyltransferase/cysteine synthase family protein translates to MANYKFETLQLHVGQESADPATDARAVPIYQTTSYVFHNSKHAADRFGLADAGNIYGRLTNSTQDVLEKRVAALEGGSAALALASGAAAITYTIEALAANGGHIVAQKTIYGGSYNLLAHTLPQYGISTTFVDAHNLAEVEGAIKENTRAIYIETLGNPNSDIPDLDAIAEIAHKHGLPVVVDNTFGTPYLIRPFEHGADIVVHSATKFIGGHGTTLGGIIIESGKFNWKASGNYPQIADPNPSYHGVSFYDAVGPAAFVTYIRAILLRDTGATISPFNAFLLLQGVETLSLRLDRHAENTKKVVEFLSKHPKVEKVNHPSLADHPDHALYQKYFPNGGASIFTFNIKGGREEAWKFIDNLKIFSLLANVADVKSLVIHPASTTHSQLNDAELADQGIAQNTIRLSIGTEHIDDIIADLENGFAAI